The Meiothermus sp. genome segment TTGTTCTTGAACGAGCGGCGGCCCAAGCTCGAGTTCGGTCAGAGCGAGACCGATGGGGTGTTCGTAACCGCCGACCTGCCCTACGTCTCGGACTTTGGCATCGGCTTTACCCTGCTGCGCTATTTCGAGCGGCGGGGCTGGGGCTTTGGCTTCGACCATTACGGCATTGGGACAGCCCTGGAACGCTATCAGTTTTTGTACCTGCCCCCCCCTGCCGGGCTGGTGCTACCCGATAGCGACCCGCGCAAGGACGGCATTTTTAAATACCGCTTCAGCTACAAGCTGGAAGAGCCCGATTGGCGCCTGGAGGGGCAGGTCGTGCGCGACGATAGCTCGCAGGCCGAGCCGCGCTTTTTGCAGGGGGCGGGGGGCCAGCCCGACTACACCACCTTCCTGATCGAGGGGGCCACCCGGCAAACCCCAACCAGCAGCGAGCCCCTCTACCGCGTCACCCTGGACGGCTACCTGGATCACAACCCCCTGGCCCTGCCCAACGAACGCACCACCCCCAAACGTCTGCCCGAGGCCGAGATCAGTTTTCCCAGGGGCATCGAGGGCGAGTTCAGGCTCAACGGGCGGGTCTTGCTGGGCTACTACGAAGCCCCCTCCAACCCCCTCAACCGTAGCGCCCGGCGGCTGGGACCCTACATTGGAGCGGGGCGGCTCTGGGTGGAGCACCGCAGCAGCTACCGCCCGGCGACGCCTCCCTGGCCAGGATTCAGTTTTAGCGTCGAGAACACCTTTATTGGCCGCTATTACACCACGCAGAATTTCGACCCTCAGGGCAATCCTACCGAGTTCGAGCGCCTGATCCGCTGGGATACCCGGGCCAGTGTGGGCCAGACCCTGGGGGCCTTCAGCGTGAACCTGAGCGTGAGCCGCAATGTGGTGGAGGGCGAAACCCCCTTTCAGTTCGACTTCGAGCGCCCCCAGCGAACGAGCCGGCTGGAGGGCTCGATTAGCTTCAACCCCGACCCCCTTTTTTCCTTCACCGCACGAGCTACCCGCGACCTCGAGCGCCGTATCTTCGACCCCCCGGCCGAGTTCGCTTTTACCTCGCGCCCCTTCCCCTGGTTCAACTTCACCACCAGCATCAGCCGCGACCTCGAGCAAGGCCGCTGGGGCCTGTTGCGCAGTGGCCTGGGCCTCTCCCCCGCTCCTTTTAGCCTGAACCTGGCCTACGAGCGCCAGCTCGAGCTGGGTCTGGATCGCCTCCTCACCCTGAGCGCGGCCTACAGCCCACAACCCTTCAACTTCTCGCTGCGCACCGGCTACCGCTACTGGGACGTGCAGGAAAAAGAAGCCCGGCCCATAGACCAGATTCCCCTGATTGCCCGCTACGACCCCCTCGAGCTCTCCGCCAGCTACAACCCCCCCGGCAACACCACCTCGCTCAGCCATAGCCGCGACCTGAACAACGGGCAGGCCATCCGTACCGAGCTGAACGTGGTGCTACAAGAGGCGCCGGATAGCTTCCGCCTGCGCCAGACCTTCACCCACCTGTATACACCCCTGGCCTCCGTCACCAACCCCAACCCCACCACCACCCCCGCCCTGCTGGACGGCCTGGCCCAGCTCACCCTGAGCCTGCATACCTTTGTCTTTGCCCACACCATTGGCTTTAGCCCCGGCAGCGAAACCCGCTTCCGGCTGGGCTACCAGTACAGCGCCGACCTCCTGCAGGCCGACCTCTTGTGGAACTACCGCGAGGGCCTGCTGCGAAACCCCCGCCTGGCTGTGCGGGCCGCTGTGCGCGAACCCGAGGTATTCATCAACGAGGTCTCGGCGGAGTTTCACTTCCCCGAAAGCGAAAACCTCCTCACCCTCGAGGACGACACCCGGGCTTTCCTGCGCTTTGTGCGCTTTAGCGGCGAGCTGGAAATTTTCCCCGCGCCCCTGCGGATGGAAGACCCTCCCGGCCTTTCGTTGCAAGGTTTTGTGGCCCTGGAGCGCCTCACGGACAACAGCGGACGCTTCCGCGTGACGCTACGCGAGTTTGGCCCCACATTAAGCTTTATGGGCCAGGAAAAAACCCGCCTGTTCTACCGCATGGTGTGGAACGCGCCCGAAAGCGGCGGAACCAACCCCCGGGAGTTCTTCTTGCCCAACCTCGAGGGCACCATCCTGCGCCCCCGCTTCGACCTGATTATTGACCGTTGCTGCTGGGCTTTCCGGGCCAGCCTGGATACCCTCAAGCAGGAGTTCAAGTTTTCCTTTGCTCTAGGGGGCGATGCCGCCGAGTTCTTGTTCAGTCAGAATAATATCGTTCTGCCGGGCGGCATCAAACTCCCTACCCCCGGAGGTCGGTAGATGAAATGGAGAATCCATGCCCCAATCGCTCTCCTGTTGACCCTCGCCGCCTGCACCGGCAGCAGCGAGCAACCCACCCTCGCCCTGCTGGCAGCCGCCATCAACACCCCCAGCAGCAACACCTACCAGATTCGCTTTTTCCAGAGCAGCACCCTCCAGCCGGGCAATTTCGACCCACCGCGCCGGGTAGGCAGTTGGGATCTGGGCGAGCCCATCGTAACCCTGCTCTACCGCCGCAGCCTACAGGAGGGGGTCAACGACCAGCTCTGGGTGCTCACGCAAAACCGCCTGCGCCGGTACAACGCCAGCAACCTCAGTGTGGAGGATGTGGGAACCCCCCAGCTCGACGGCCTTGACCAGGCCACAGGGGTAGACTGCTCGGGGGGCTATCTGCGCCAGGGGCAGAGCAACATTTTACTGGTCTGTCCCCCCGCGCCGGCCATCCCTCCCCGCCCTATCGAGGAATACCGGGCCTGGATTATTCCCTTCACGGCCACGGCCCTTCCAAGCCCCATTGACTTCACCAACCCCAACCTGGTGCGCCTGAACGCTCCTGTGCGTCTCACCCTGGGGCTAAATGACCAGCTGCTCTACCTGACGCCGGCCCAGTTCGGGCAGTACGATTTCGTCAACCCGTTCATCGAGCGACCCCTGAGCCTCACGGGCAGCCCCACCGATCTGATTTTTGTGAACGGCCAGGGCTTAGGTCTGTTCGACGACAACGACCCCACCACCACCGACACCACCCTGGTTTCCTGGAACCTTGGCGCTACCAGCGAGGTAGGCCTGGTGCGGGACAGCAACATCGCCGCCCGGCAGTTTGCCCGGGGCGCTCCACCGGTCTTTGTGCTGGGTACCGGACTCGCCCGCTTCGAGGGGGGCTTTCAGCTACCCCGGGAGGGCGAAACCGGGCTACTGCGCACGCTTGGCTACGCCACGGGCGTTGTGGGGCTGGATCAGTTTTTATACCTCGCCGATGCCAGCAGCCCGGCCTTGCGGGTCGTAGACCTGACCGTGAATATCGCCAACACCCTCACCAGTGCCGGGGTTCGCACCTCCACCCTGAGCAACATCTTTCAGGAGCGCATCGTCGGCCTGGCCTTTATCCCGGTGGAGTAGCATCCTTCGGCCCTGCATCCTACGAATATCCCTGTCCTGCCAAGCGCTATTGAGGTAGCTTGGGAATATGAACATCCACCACATTGGTATCGCGGTTCAGGATTTGGAACAGGCCGCCAGGCCCTACTTCGAGCTTGGCTACACCCTCGAGGCCCAGGGCACCGTTGAAAGCCAGGGGGTCGAGGTCTGGATGCTCAAAAGTGGGCCCAGCCGGCTCGAGCTTCTCAAGGCCACCCGCCCCGACTCGGCCATCGCCCGGTTCCTCGAGAAACGCGGGCCGGGCCTGCACCACATCGCCCTGGCCACGCCGGATATCGCCGCCGAGTTACAGCGACTGGCCGCCATTGGCACGCCCCTGATCGATGCCGCCCCCCGCTCCGGTTTTGCGGGGCACCAGGTGGCCTTCATTCACCCCAAATGGTCGGGGGGGGTGCTGGTCGAGCTGGTCGAGGTTCAGGCCTAACTTACTCTGGCCTGCGGCTGGGCCAGCGCAGGTTCCCAGAGCGGTAAGCCCGCCAGGCGGCCAGCAGAACGGCAAAGCCCACTCCGGCCAGCAATATCAGGTAGACGTAGCGCTCGAGGTGTGGGATCTTGGAGCCCACATAGTAGGCCACCAGTGTGAGCCCCTGGGTCCAGAGCAAGCTTCCCAACAAGCTCAGTGAAAAAAACCGCAGCCAGGGCATCTTTACCGTCCCACAGGTAAAAGGCACCACCGCCCGGAACACCGGCACATAAGGGCCTATCAAAATGGAGAGCGGGCCAAAGCGGGCCATGAAGCGCCGGGTGCGATCCAAATCTTCCTGTTTGACTTTTGCCCTGGTCAGCAAGGCCGGCCCGAACTTGCGGCCCAGGAAATAGCCCAGGTTGTTGCCCAGCACCGAACCCAAAAACAAGGCCAGCAAAGCAATGGGCAATTGCAGTTTGCTGGCCGCCGCGAGCAAACCTACCGCGATGAGAAGCGAGTCCCCCGGCAGAAAAAACCCCACCAGCAATCCCGTTTCAGCAAACACCGTAGCGAAAATACCTAGATACCCCACTGCCTGCACATAGGCCGTTACATCCATGCACCTCACCCTAAGGCAAAAGGCGTCCAATCGGCAAGCCAATTTGAAGCATAACTTTGGGTTACGCTGGGGCTAACGGCGGTTGGCTCTTCTATACGGGATTTTTCGCCATATTCACGGGCACCTTCGACCCAATCTACCCTCCCGAATTCTCCCGGCACCCAAAGAATCGGCGGTCGGAACACCTTACGCGTGTCTTATCGAGAAGCTCAGCTGTGAGGTGTGTACAGATTTCTATGGTAAAGGTGTTTTACCGAGGCGGGAAAATCTGCAACTCCAGCACCCGGCCCCGGGGGCTGCGGCTGGCTGCATAGACCAGGCTTTCGCCAATTTCGGCGGGGTCTACCCAGGCCATGGGGTCGGCGTCGGGCATCTCTTTGCGGTTGGCCGGGGTGTCCACGGCCCCCATGGGGTAGACAATCGCCACCCGGACTGCCGTGCCCGTTAGTTCGGCATCCAGCGAGCGCAGGTAGGTCGCCACAGCGGCTTTGGCGGCGGCATAGAGCGCCACGCCGGGCCCCACCCCATTCCAGGCAGCCGCCGCCGAAATACCTGCAATAAAGCCGTCTTTCTGGCCCAGGAGCTCGGGCAGTATGGCCCGGGTCATGTAAAACAGGGTACGCATGTTGAGGTCGAACATCCGGTCGTAGAGGCTGGGATCGGTGTCCTTGACGGGCGCGTAAGCGAAGCCCCCTACGGTATGAATCAGACCATCCACCCGCCCGAAGTGGGCTTTCACCTGGCGCACCAGCATTTCGGCGTCGGGGTAGTGGGTCAGGTTGGCCACAAAGGCCCGCCCGCCCAGTTCCTGTGCTCGCTGGGTAATGGTCGTTTCATAAGCATCGGCGAAGGCCAGCTTTGCGCCTGCCTTGATGAACGCCTGGGCGATGGCCCCCGCAATGGCGCCCCCACCACCGGTGAGAGTATAGACTTTGCCCTCAAGGGTCTTCATAAGACAATTATCGGCGGGTTCGCCCAAGCGCGCTTGTCTGTGGAGTCACATTTGGTTTTCCGGGGGTCAATGGAAAGCCAGGGGTCAATTCTCCTACAGTTTTATCGTATTATCCCGCTCAGGGCAGCTAGGCTCCCAGGAGGCTTATGGCGACGAAAAAAGTGGTACTGCATCGTTTGGGAGGACACCGGTTTGTAGGCATCAACGAGCAAGGCGACAAGGTAATGGTGGACGGCGACCAGCCCGCTACTGGCATGCGCCCCATGGAGCTTTTGCTGGCAGCGCTGGCAGGCTGCACCGCCTACGACGTCGTGGACATCATGGAGAAGAAGCGCCAGCCCCTGGCCAGCTACCGCGTGGAGGCTGTGGGCGAGCGGGCCGAGGAGCACCCCAAGCGCTTCACCCACATTGTGGTTACCCACTATGGCGCCGGGCCCAGCGTGACCCGGGAGGCCCTCGAGCGGGCCGTGGAGCTCTCCCACACCAGATACTGCTCGGTCTCGGCCACCCTGAACGCCCATATTGAGACCCGGGTGGTAGTAGAGCCCTGGCAGGGCGAGCCGCAGCTTCAGCAGCAACAGTAAATTTTTCTAGAGCAAACCCCCATACTCTCTCATGCAAGGCTCTGGTAGCGTTGCCCCATGCGAGTGACTATTTTAGCTGCTGTACTGGTTTTATCTGGCCTTGCCCTGGCTCAAACCACTTCTAATTCTCCTATCGCCTGGGGTTCATATACCATCCGGCAAGAAGCGGGCCTGCTACGCATCATCCGTGCAGACCGCACGCAGGTGGAAATTAAAGGCGGGCAGTTCGAGGTCAAGCAGCTCGAGCTGACCGGCCAGGCACCCGCCGAACTCTGGATCAACGAAACCTCGGGGCCTCACACCACGGCTTATTTCTTCACCCAGGAGCAGGGCTTTCGCAACCTGCTCATCTACCGGGGGCGCACCGCCGGGGTTCTGGAAGTGCGCGATGTGGACGGCGACCGGCGGCCCGAGATAATTGTGGGCACCGATGTATTTTCCGACTTTGGCGGCTTACCTCGGGAGGTGTACCCCCGCCTGACCTACATCCTGGCCTGGGACGGGGTGCGCTATGTGGACGCCACCGCGCGTTTCCCCGCCTTGGGTTTCCGCACCCTTTCCTATTACCGCACAGCCCTCCAGGACGCTCTCATCCAAAAGGACGAAGTCAACGCCCGCAGCGCCGCGCTGGGCTACTACGGGCGCGGCCTCATTACCGGCCAGGCCGACGAGGCCAAAAAGTGGCTGATGGCCAACACCCCCCTGGCCATCCGGCGCTGGCTGCTGGACCTCGAGGGCGAGGTTATCCGGGCTTTGTATACCGACCTGGCCTGCCGGATGACGGTGAGTTACAGCCGGAGCCTGCCCCCCAAGCCAGTTTGCAACAGGTAATACCGGATTCAAAAAGACAGTTTACAAAAACAAAAACCCCAGGGTTGTCTTTTTGAATCCTAGATCACACCCCGCCCTTTCGGTCGGCGAAAAAAGCGTCTGCCTTCCAAGGGGCGGTATCGCCCTCCGCTACGCGGATAACTTCCAAGGGGCGGTATCGCCCTCCGCTACGCGGATAACTTCCAAGGGGCGGTATCGCCCTCCGCTACGCGGATAACTTCGGTCGGGTTGATTCGTTACCGAACGTTAACGAATCAACCGAATCTGGTATAACAGCCGCAGATTGCTGAAGGCTCAAGGCCGAAGGCGATGGGCGAAAAGCTGCCTGATTGCCAGGAAACCTGGAGGTCAGGAGCCTGGCTGCGTAAACCCATTTCGCTTTTCAGAGGGCCTGATCTCGTCCAGGGCAGCCTCCAGGAAGGTCTTCTCCAACCGAATGACCTCGCCAAAACGCAGGTACACCAGCCGCACCTCGGGTTCTATCTGCCAGGCCTGCTGAACGGCAGCCAGGTAAACCCCAAGCTGGAAGTAATACTGCTCGGGCCGCACCTCCTGGTCGGTCTTGTAGTCTTCCAGG includes the following:
- a CDS encoding LPS-assembly protein LptD — protein: MSMDVGKPSRTVRSPLMARRVRFSTPPLCIRSLLWLSMAMLVFWFGPSVWAQEAEAPTSGGKRLKILEAERLELRNENNEELVILVGSPVRMDRDGESIEAPRVVFNRTRKRLLLMGGVRYKDKQGQLIEADELELFTDDESFEAIQVKIESGEFYLEGPICQRAAGQILLQEGYLTPCQRCEQEVADYAFQAQEVLLYPGDRIIARGVWVLLRGERTLYLPVLLLFLNERRPKLEFGQSETDGVFVTADLPYVSDFGIGFTLLRYFERRGWGFGFDHYGIGTALERYQFLYLPPPAGLVLPDSDPRKDGIFKYRFSYKLEEPDWRLEGQVVRDDSSQAEPRFLQGAGGQPDYTTFLIEGATRQTPTSSEPLYRVTLDGYLDHNPLALPNERTTPKRLPEAEISFPRGIEGEFRLNGRVLLGYYEAPSNPLNRSARRLGPYIGAGRLWVEHRSSYRPATPPWPGFSFSVENTFIGRYYTTQNFDPQGNPTEFERLIRWDTRASVGQTLGAFSVNLSVSRNVVEGETPFQFDFERPQRTSRLEGSISFNPDPLFSFTARATRDLERRIFDPPAEFAFTSRPFPWFNFTTSISRDLEQGRWGLLRSGLGLSPAPFSLNLAYERQLELGLDRLLTLSAAYSPQPFNFSLRTGYRYWDVQEKEARPIDQIPLIARYDPLELSASYNPPGNTTSLSHSRDLNNGQAIRTELNVVLQEAPDSFRLRQTFTHLYTPLASVTNPNPTTTPALLDGLAQLTLSLHTFVFAHTIGFSPGSETRFRLGYQYSADLLQADLLWNYREGLLRNPRLAVRAAVREPEVFINEVSAEFHFPESENLLTLEDDTRAFLRFVRFSGELEIFPAPLRMEDPPGLSLQGFVALERLTDNSGRFRVTLREFGPTLSFMGQEKTRLFYRMVWNAPESGGTNPREFFLPNLEGTILRPRFDLIIDRCCWAFRASLDTLKQEFKFSFALGGDAAEFLFSQNNIVLPGGIKLPTPGGR
- the mce gene encoding methylmalonyl-CoA epimerase codes for the protein MNIHHIGIAVQDLEQAARPYFELGYTLEAQGTVESQGVEVWMLKSGPSRLELLKATRPDSAIARFLEKRGPGLHHIALATPDIAAELQRLAAIGTPLIDAAPRSGFAGHQVAFIHPKWSGGVLVELVEVQA
- a CDS encoding DedA family protein — translated: MDVTAYVQAVGYLGIFATVFAETGLLVGFFLPGDSLLIAVGLLAAASKLQLPIALLALFLGSVLGNNLGYFLGRKFGPALLTRAKVKQEDLDRTRRFMARFGPLSILIGPYVPVFRAVVPFTCGTVKMPWLRFFSLSLLGSLLWTQGLTLVAYYVGSKIPHLERYVYLILLAGVGFAVLLAAWRAYRSGNLRWPSRRPE
- a CDS encoding SDR family oxidoreductase, with amino-acid sequence MKTLEGKVYTLTGGGGAIAGAIAQAFIKAGAKLAFADAYETTITQRAQELGGRAFVANLTHYPDAEMLVRQVKAHFGRVDGLIHTVGGFAYAPVKDTDPSLYDRMFDLNMRTLFYMTRAILPELLGQKDGFIAGISAAAAWNGVGPGVALYAAAKAAVATYLRSLDAELTGTAVRVAIVYPMGAVDTPANRKEMPDADPMAWVDPAEIGESLVYAASRSPRGRVLELQIFPPR
- a CDS encoding OsmC family protein — its product is MATKKVVLHRLGGHRFVGINEQGDKVMVDGDQPATGMRPMELLLAALAGCTAYDVVDIMEKKRQPLASYRVEAVGERAEEHPKRFTHIVVTHYGAGPSVTREALERAVELSHTRYCSVSATLNAHIETRVVVEPWQGEPQLQQQQ